In one window of Octopus bimaculoides isolate UCB-OBI-ISO-001 chromosome 20, ASM119413v2, whole genome shotgun sequence DNA:
- the LOC128250349 gene encoding allene oxide synthase-lipoxygenase protein-like, producing MPLRISPGVHETDVLPKYYYRDDCIKLYDCIHHYASSYIDLYYVNEQDVTDDDELQNWVECISKEAIHGGIGLKGLPIKDGKGHIPSKEELKLFITTVLFTSSVSHAHANFLQYEEYAFPSNYPSMIRTPLLKDKTPRTEEDIIAALPDKATTLDVMAITNLLSAKTTKSLGDFETQYIYDPKALVCVREFQKNLKTISGEIKARNKTLKKPYKVLDPANIPNAISI from the exons atgccacTGAGAATTTCGCCAGGC GTACATGAGACGGACGTGCTACCCAAATATTATTACAGAGATGATTGTATTAAATTATACGACTGTATTCATCACTATGCATCTAGCTACATAGATCTCTACTATG TCAATGAACAAGATGTCACTGACGACGATGAGTTACAGAACTGGGTAGAGTGTATTTCGAAGGAGGCCATACATGGTGGCATCGGTCTAAAG GGCTTACCAATAAAGGATGGTAAAGGTCATATACCTTCAAAAGAAGAATTGAAATTGTTTATAACTACTGTCCTCTTTACCTCAAGTGTGTCACATGCACACGCCAACTTCCTTCAGTATGAAGAATATGCGTTTCCTTCAAATTATCCATCAATGATAAGGACTCCGTTGTTAAAAGACAAA acACCAAGAACAGAGGAGGATATCATTGCAGCCCTGCCCGATAAAGCTACGACTTTAGATGTTATGGCAATTACAAACTTATTGAGTGCGAAGACAACTAAATCTTTAGGGGATTTTGAAACGCAATATATCTATGATCCGAAAGCTCTTGTATGTGTCAGAGA aTTCCAGAAAAATCTGAAAACTATCAGTGGCGAAATCAAAGCAAGAAATAAGACCCTGAAAAAACCTTACAAAGTTCTTGACCCAGCCAACATTCCTAATGCtattagtatttaa